A stretch of the Terriglobales bacterium genome encodes the following:
- a CDS encoding sensor histidine kinase, which translates to MWLDAQCLTYGFLVPPISSAAQKKAFREHPYNKTTLIEIHRAMSVYRSISKEFTDEIENRKAALIEKYRAEKGFEKDLLELLRPEIRRSFSYLHDYRQFIARVRQNINVVLDRYPGDTIEQKLSRAFPSEKAIYASTILMEEKLQAAYLLLNPDRMLVTDETIFRVHGLVTKYLRIYQASFDEKNVRVKVVGESHGEVKGSQIASSVIPHTLIDNALKYAPRGSEVIVEFRETEDRIELSVSSYGPQIRNDEREKIFEIFFRSDAAVKQEEEGAGFGLYLAQFAAKQLGTAIVVKQQSKKDNSRGYWTTFSIAFTRER; encoded by the coding sequence GTGTGGCTCGACGCACAGTGTCTCACGTACGGATTTCTAGTTCCGCCAATCAGCTCTGCCGCGCAGAAAAAAGCTTTTCGCGAACATCCTTATAACAAGACTACCTTGATCGAGATCCATCGTGCGATGAGCGTTTACAGAAGTATAAGTAAGGAATTCACAGATGAAATCGAGAATCGCAAAGCTGCTCTGATTGAGAAATATAGAGCAGAGAAGGGTTTCGAAAAGGACCTGCTGGAGCTCCTACGTCCCGAGATCAGAAGAAGCTTCTCCTACTTGCACGACTATCGCCAGTTCATAGCGAGAGTGCGACAGAATATTAACGTTGTTCTTGATCGTTATCCAGGCGACACAATTGAACAGAAACTGTCCCGGGCCTTCCCATCAGAAAAAGCAATATACGCCTCCACTATTCTCATGGAAGAAAAGCTTCAGGCCGCATATCTTCTCCTGAATCCGGATCGAATGCTGGTTACAGATGAAACTATTTTTCGCGTTCACGGGCTTGTAACTAAGTATCTGCGTATTTATCAGGCATCATTCGACGAAAAGAACGTACGGGTCAAAGTAGTGGGTGAGAGTCACGGAGAAGTCAAAGGGAGCCAAATTGCGTCTTCAGTGATACCCCACACTTTGATAGACAACGCGCTCAAGTATGCTCCTCGTGGGTCAGAAGTCATCGTCGAGTTTCGCGAGACAGAGGACAGAATAGAGCTGTCAGTGTCATCGTACGGCCCGCAGATCCGGAACGACGAACGCGAGAAGATTTTCGAAATTTTCTTTCGCAGTGATGCTGCCGTTAAGCAAGAGGAAGAGGGCGCAGGGTTTGGTCTATACCTTGCCCAATTCGCGGCAAAGCAGCTCGGCACCGCAATTGTAGTCAAGCAACAGTCAAAGAAAGATAACAGTCGAGGCTACTGGACGACCTTCTCAATTGCTTTCACGAGAGAAAGGTGA
- a CDS encoding S9 family peptidase, which yields MTTILTSGKVPDLSKPPIAKKVPKTDIVHGENRVDDYFWLRNKPDPEVKAYLDAENVYTDIAMAHTTELQQTLYREMVGHIKETDIGVPYPEGNYFYYARTEAGKQYPIFCRKPSLDGTEQIVLDVNQLAEGEKFMSIGAMNVSDDGNLLAYSTDNTGFRQYTLHIKNLTTGEVFPERMLRTGSVAWSSDNRTIFYTVEDEQTKRHFQLYRHVLGTPVEQDVLVYEDADERFNVGVYRTRSREFIILQTGSHTTSESHYVRAANPNGDWTLIAPRVQDQEYDVDHRGDRFYIRVNDTGRNFRLVSAPIGSPSRENWHEVMPHRADVMLTEIDCFQDFYVLVERERGLPQFRIIHFDTRTEMMVEFPEPAYSAQPAQNRVFQTTKYRYSYQSMVTPSSVYDYDVNTRQSELRKQIEVPGYDKSLYRSERLFATAKDGVKVPLSIVYRKGFNRDGSHPMLLNGYGSYGYTYPINFSSNALSLLDRGFSVAIAHIRGGGDLGKPWHDDGRMMNKKNTFTDFIAVAEHLITEKYTSPDKLVISGGSAGGLLMGAVVNMRPDLFKAVVSKVPFVDVINTMLDASLPLTVPEYEEWGNPNEKPAYDYMLSYSPYDQLEPKAYPAMLVKTSFHDSQVMYWEPAKYIAKLRTLKADSNPLLLKTNMAAGHGGASGRYDFLHEIAFDYAFMIWQVEAPEKALST from the coding sequence ATGACGACTATTTTGACCTCTGGCAAAGTTCCCGATCTCAGCAAACCACCCATCGCAAAGAAGGTCCCGAAGACCGACATCGTGCATGGCGAAAACCGTGTTGACGACTACTTCTGGCTCCGCAACAAGCCCGATCCCGAAGTGAAAGCCTATCTCGACGCCGAGAACGTCTACACCGATATCGCGATGGCTCACACGACCGAACTGCAGCAAACGCTCTACCGCGAAATGGTCGGTCACATCAAGGAAACCGATATCGGAGTTCCGTATCCTGAAGGCAATTACTTCTACTACGCGCGAACCGAAGCCGGAAAACAGTATCCGATCTTCTGCCGCAAGCCGAGCCTCGACGGTACTGAACAGATCGTGCTCGACGTGAACCAACTCGCCGAAGGCGAGAAGTTCATGAGCATCGGTGCGATGAACGTCAGCGACGACGGAAACCTGCTTGCCTACTCAACCGACAACACCGGCTTTCGCCAATACACGCTGCATATCAAGAACCTCACCACTGGCGAAGTCTTCCCCGAACGCATGCTGCGAACCGGATCGGTTGCGTGGTCGTCTGACAACCGGACGATCTTCTACACCGTGGAAGACGAGCAGACCAAGCGCCATTTCCAGCTCTATCGTCACGTGCTTGGAACACCTGTCGAACAGGACGTTCTCGTATACGAAGACGCCGATGAGCGCTTCAACGTTGGTGTGTATCGCACGCGCAGCCGCGAGTTCATCATCCTCCAAACTGGAAGTCACACGACCAGCGAATCGCACTACGTTCGCGCCGCAAATCCCAACGGTGATTGGACGCTGATTGCGCCGCGCGTTCAGGATCAGGAATACGACGTCGATCATCGCGGCGATCGGTTCTACATCCGCGTGAACGACACTGGTCGCAACTTCCGCCTCGTCTCAGCGCCTATCGGTTCGCCAAGCCGCGAGAACTGGCATGAAGTGATGCCGCATCGCGCAGACGTGATGCTGACCGAGATCGACTGCTTCCAGGACTTCTACGTTCTGGTCGAGCGCGAGAGAGGCCTGCCTCAATTCCGGATCATCCACTTCGACACCCGCACTGAGATGATGGTTGAGTTTCCGGAACCCGCGTATTCTGCACAGCCAGCGCAGAACCGCGTCTTCCAGACTACGAAATATCGCTACAGCTACCAGTCGATGGTTACGCCGAGCTCGGTCTATGACTACGACGTGAACACGCGCCAGTCAGAACTACGGAAGCAGATCGAAGTTCCGGGATACGACAAATCTCTGTACCGTTCCGAGCGCCTGTTTGCCACGGCCAAAGACGGCGTAAAAGTGCCCCTCTCAATCGTCTATCGAAAAGGCTTCAACCGCGACGGTTCGCATCCGATGCTGCTGAACGGTTACGGTTCGTACGGTTACACGTATCCGATCAACTTCAGCTCCAACGCTCTTAGCCTGTTGGATCGCGGATTCTCGGTGGCCATCGCGCATATCCGCGGCGGCGGCGACTTGGGCAAGCCTTGGCATGACGATGGACGAATGATGAACAAGAAGAACACCTTCACGGACTTCATCGCCGTTGCGGAACACCTAATCACAGAGAAGTACACATCGCCGGATAAGTTGGTCATCAGCGGCGGAAGCGCAGGCGGCTTGCTGATGGGCGCTGTCGTGAACATGCGTCCTGACCTGTTCAAGGCCGTTGTGTCGAAGGTTCCGTTCGTGGACGTGATCAACACAATGCTGGACGCATCGCTGCCTTTGACCGTCCCCGAGTACGAAGAATGGGGCAATCCAAACGAGAAACCTGCTTACGATTACATGCTCTCGTATTCGCCCTACGATCAACTCGAACCCAAGGCTTATCCAGCGATGCTGGTGAAGACCAGTTTCCACGACAGCCAGGTGATGTATTGGGAACCTGCGAAATACATCGCCAAACTCCGGACATTGAAAGCGGACTCGAATCCGCTGTTGCTGAAGACCAATATGGCTGCAGGTCACGGAGGCGCTTCCGGACGCTACGATTTCCTGCACGAGATCGCGTTCGACTACGCGTTCATGATCTGGCAGGTCGAAGCGCCCGAAAAGGCTCTGTCCACTTAG
- the tsaD gene encoding tRNA (adenosine(37)-N6)-threonylcarbamoyltransferase complex transferase subunit TsaD, with product MAYILGIESSCDETSAAVVRSGEEVISNVVLSQFATHKPFQGVVPELASREHLRNIVPVLRAALEQSGQSYESLDAIAATRGPGLAGALLVGLSFAKAICFALDKPLITVNHLEGHIHAVLLEQRLQGNHQLQFPVVALVVSGGHTHLYLAEQEGASWRYSNVGHTRDDAAGEAFDKVAKLLGLGYPGGPVIDQLAKHGDPQAVKFALAQMKHRDRRDHGKPLEQRPHFDFSYSGIKTAVLRYVELNGMQEAIEARRKELLRIEKPGVEDYRRLCDRQTLDLVASFQRAVVQDLVGKTLTAAQTFNVATLLVTGGVAANSELRATFESRAAEAGISVYFPSRPLSTDNAAMIAAAAYPKFLARDFAPLDVSAEAGLVLK from the coding sequence ATGGCCTATATCCTGGGCATTGAGAGCTCCTGCGACGAGACTTCCGCCGCCGTGGTGCGTTCCGGCGAAGAAGTTATCTCCAACGTCGTGCTCTCGCAGTTTGCCACTCACAAGCCATTCCAGGGAGTCGTCCCTGAATTGGCGTCGCGGGAACACCTGCGCAACATCGTTCCCGTCCTTCGCGCTGCGCTTGAGCAGTCCGGACAGAGTTACGAATCACTCGACGCCATAGCCGCCACACGAGGTCCCGGACTCGCTGGAGCTCTCCTGGTCGGCCTCAGTTTCGCCAAGGCAATTTGCTTTGCACTCGACAAGCCGCTCATCACGGTCAATCACCTGGAAGGACACATCCACGCCGTCCTGCTCGAGCAGCGGCTACAGGGAAATCACCAGCTTCAGTTCCCCGTTGTCGCACTTGTGGTTTCCGGCGGACATACGCATCTCTACTTAGCCGAGCAGGAGGGAGCCAGTTGGCGCTACTCCAATGTCGGACACACGCGGGACGACGCTGCTGGTGAAGCTTTTGATAAAGTCGCCAAACTGCTTGGCCTCGGATATCCGGGAGGCCCAGTCATCGATCAACTCGCAAAACATGGCGACCCTCAGGCAGTGAAGTTTGCCCTGGCGCAAATGAAGCATCGCGACCGTCGCGATCATGGCAAGCCTCTTGAACAGCGGCCGCACTTCGATTTCAGCTATAGCGGTATCAAAACCGCGGTTCTTCGTTACGTGGAACTGAACGGAATGCAGGAAGCCATTGAGGCGCGCCGAAAAGAGCTCCTCCGTATCGAGAAGCCGGGTGTGGAAGACTACCGAAGACTCTGCGACCGGCAAACGCTTGACCTGGTCGCTTCGTTCCAGCGTGCGGTTGTGCAGGACCTCGTCGGAAAAACCCTCACAGCAGCTCAGACCTTCAACGTCGCAACACTGCTTGTCACCGGTGGTGTCGCTGCGAACAGCGAGTTACGGGCGACATTTGAGTCACGTGCCGCGGAGGCCGGCATCAGCGTCTACTTCCCGTCGCGACCGCTGTCCACCGACAATGCCGCCATGATTGCCGCGGCGGCGTATCCGAAGTTTCTCGCTCGTGACTTTGCCCCGCTCGACGTTTCGGCGGAAGCTGGTCTCGTCCTCAAATAA
- a CDS encoding oxidative damage protection protein — MAGNHWTPAGNQTGRTVFCVKFQRELPGLDEPPFNGELGDKIYQNVSAEAWKMWSEHCKMILNEYRLNPANKQDQELIVKQMEQYFFGEGAALPANYVPQQGGHGHGH; from the coding sequence ATGGCAGGCAATCATTGGACGCCCGCCGGCAACCAGACAGGCCGGACGGTATTTTGCGTGAAGTTTCAGCGGGAGCTGCCCGGATTGGATGAGCCGCCATTCAATGGCGAGCTCGGCGATAAGATCTACCAGAATGTTTCGGCTGAGGCGTGGAAGATGTGGAGCGAACACTGCAAGATGATCCTGAACGAATACCGGTTGAATCCGGCGAACAAACAGGACCAGGAACTCATCGTGAAGCAGATGGAGCAGTATTTCTTCGGCGAGGGCGCCGCACTACCCGCGAACTATGTTCCACAGCAGGGCGGCCACGGTCACGGTCACTAG
- a CDS encoding CCA tRNA nucleotidyltransferase, translating into MSRGEVLYNSRVIKQAAVSVIRTLREHGHEAYLVGGCVRDLLLGREPADYDVATSATPREVMRIFPETYAVGAQFGVVLVPTDGLTAKDLEDAAKQDAIESAVEAAKHKAIEVATFRNDGVYSDGRHPDEVRFSKTAQEDVQRRDFTINGLLLDPLDGDRVLDFVGGRSDLQAGIIRTIGEAERRFAEDKLRMLRAVRFAARFGYEIEPKTMSAIQRLAPEIHQVSRERIREELTKMLTEGRARKAFQLLDESKLLHEVLPEIEKMKGVEQPPQYHPEGDVWIHTLLLLEKLPEGVSRTLAWGALLHDVGKPPTFRRAPDRIRFDLHVEVGVAMAKEICQGLRMSNDDTEQILALVNNHMRFADAPKMKESTFKRFIRLPNFDEHLALHRIDCLSSHADLSLYDYVSTKRAELPPEAIKPAPLLTGRDLIAMGYEPGPLFKEMLAAVEDQQLEGTLSSRDKAIEFVKANYPVAK; encoded by the coding sequence GTGTCGCGTGGCGAAGTCCTCTACAATTCAAGGGTGATCAAGCAGGCAGCAGTGTCGGTAATTCGGACCTTGCGAGAGCATGGGCACGAAGCGTATCTCGTCGGAGGATGCGTTCGTGACTTGCTGCTCGGGCGAGAACCTGCGGATTACGACGTCGCGACCAGTGCAACTCCGAGAGAAGTAATGCGGATCTTTCCGGAGACATATGCAGTTGGAGCGCAGTTTGGCGTTGTGCTGGTTCCGACGGATGGACTGACCGCGAAAGACCTGGAAGATGCCGCGAAGCAGGATGCGATTGAATCCGCGGTGGAAGCGGCGAAGCACAAGGCGATCGAGGTCGCGACGTTCCGGAATGATGGCGTTTACAGCGACGGTCGACATCCGGACGAAGTGCGGTTCAGCAAGACTGCGCAGGAAGATGTTCAGCGGCGCGACTTCACGATCAACGGATTGCTGCTCGATCCGCTCGATGGCGATCGCGTGCTCGACTTTGTCGGCGGAAGATCTGATCTGCAAGCAGGAATCATTCGTACGATCGGAGAAGCTGAAAGGCGATTCGCCGAAGACAAACTACGGATGTTGCGAGCGGTTCGTTTTGCCGCGCGATTCGGATATGAGATCGAGCCGAAGACGATGTCGGCGATTCAGCGGCTTGCGCCGGAAATTCACCAGGTCAGCCGCGAACGTATTCGCGAAGAGCTGACGAAGATGCTGACTGAAGGTCGCGCGCGAAAAGCATTCCAATTGCTCGATGAATCGAAGTTGCTGCACGAAGTGCTGCCAGAAATCGAAAAAATGAAAGGTGTGGAACAGCCGCCGCAATACCATCCGGAAGGCGACGTATGGATTCATACGCTGCTGCTTCTGGAGAAGCTGCCCGAGGGCGTGTCGCGTACGTTGGCGTGGGGCGCGTTGCTGCATGATGTCGGCAAGCCTCCGACGTTCCGTCGTGCTCCGGACCGCATCCGGTTCGACCTTCACGTCGAGGTCGGGGTGGCGATGGCAAAAGAGATATGTCAGGGGCTGCGGATGTCGAACGACGACACCGAACAGATCCTTGCACTGGTGAACAACCACATGCGGTTCGCCGACGCGCCGAAGATGAAGGAGTCGACCTTCAAGCGCTTCATCCGGCTTCCGAATTTCGACGAGCACCTGGCACTGCACCGGATCGATTGCCTGAGCAGCCACGCCGACCTATCGCTATATGACTACGTTTCCACCAAGCGAGCCGAACTGCCGCCTGAGGCGATCAAGCCGGCGCCGTTGCTGACTGGCCGGGACCTGATCGCGATGGGGTACGAGCCGGGTCCGCTGTTCAAGGAGATGCTGGCGGCCGTGGAGGACCAGCAACTCGAGGGCACGCTTAGCAGCAGAGATAAGGCAATCGAGTTCGTAAAAGCGAATTATCCGGTCGCCAAGTAG
- a CDS encoding transferrin receptor-like dimerization domain-containing protein, giving the protein MIRQIFAVLLALALSSSSLNAAPPETNSIAGFSNANAASQRQWQQKFHAIPEPAKIREYMQRLSARPHHVGSPYGKENAEWLMNTFRQWGLDAKIETFDVLFPTPQQRVLELVAPKHFTAKLQEPPVPEDPTSKQQEEQLPTYNAYSIDGDVTGPLVYVNYGLPRDYEELDRLGISVKGAIVIARYGASWRGIKPKVAAEHGAIGCIIYSDPRDDGYFEGDVFPAGPYRNPNGVQRGSVADMPTYPGDPLTPDVGATRDAKRLDLSEVKTLTKIPVLPISYSDAQPLLAQLGGPTAPESWRGALPITYHTGPGPARVHLVMKSNWDRKPVNNVIVTIPGSEFPDQWIVRGNHHDAWVNGAQDPVSGAAPEMEELRAYAELLKQGWRPKRTIIYAFWDGEEPGLLGSTEWAETHADELRQKAVAYINTDGNGRGFLSAGGSHSLETFVNDVARDLVDPEKNISVWQRLKLHRISSAKEEDDRKDIRERSQLRIHALGSGSDYTAFIDHLGIASLNFSYEGEDGEGVYHSIYDDFYWYTHFDDYDFIYGRALAQTVGTAVMRLASADVLPFDFRGSSDTIGRYIDELEKLAKKKREDALERNRQLDEGVFAAIADPRKKSVPPPRLAVAPYLNFAPLRNGIEALRASADRYQRLLDRTQQNGGATLTKAVAVNTKLIQTERAFLLAEGLPERPWFKHQIYAPGLYTGYGVKTIPAVREAIEQDKFDLAGSAIERVGKVLMNEAAAIDAAAAELERALQ; this is encoded by the coding sequence ATGATTCGACAGATTTTTGCGGTCCTTCTCGCCCTTGCTCTCTCTTCGTCATCCCTGAACGCGGCGCCTCCGGAAACTAATTCGATTGCCGGTTTTTCAAATGCGAACGCGGCAAGCCAGCGCCAATGGCAGCAGAAGTTTCACGCTATCCCGGAACCGGCAAAGATTCGCGAATACATGCAGCGATTGTCGGCGCGCCCGCACCACGTCGGTTCACCCTATGGCAAAGAGAACGCCGAGTGGCTGATGAACACCTTCCGCCAGTGGGGTCTGGATGCAAAAATCGAAACCTTTGACGTCCTCTTTCCCACCCCACAGCAACGTGTCCTTGAACTTGTTGCGCCGAAACACTTCACGGCAAAGCTGCAGGAACCGCCCGTCCCCGAAGACCCGACTTCGAAGCAACAGGAGGAGCAACTTCCTACCTACAACGCCTACTCCATCGACGGCGATGTCACTGGTCCTCTCGTATACGTGAATTACGGACTGCCTCGTGACTACGAAGAACTCGACCGCCTTGGCATCTCGGTGAAAGGCGCCATCGTGATTGCGCGTTACGGTGCCTCATGGCGAGGAATCAAGCCCAAAGTTGCAGCCGAACATGGTGCCATCGGTTGCATTATCTATTCGGACCCGCGCGATGATGGGTACTTCGAGGGCGATGTATTCCCTGCTGGTCCATACCGCAATCCCAACGGCGTTCAGCGTGGCAGCGTCGCTGACATGCCAACCTATCCGGGTGACCCGCTTACCCCCGACGTCGGTGCGACCAGAGATGCGAAGCGCCTGGACCTCAGCGAAGTTAAGACGCTGACGAAAATTCCTGTCCTGCCAATCTCTTATAGCGACGCTCAACCTCTTCTTGCCCAACTCGGCGGGCCAACTGCGCCTGAATCGTGGCGCGGCGCGCTGCCGATTACCTATCACACTGGGCCGGGCCCCGCGAGAGTCCACCTCGTCATGAAGTCGAACTGGGACCGAAAACCCGTGAACAACGTTATCGTCACCATCCCCGGTTCTGAGTTCCCCGATCAGTGGATCGTTCGTGGCAATCACCACGACGCTTGGGTGAATGGCGCGCAGGATCCGGTTTCGGGCGCTGCTCCCGAAATGGAAGAACTCCGTGCCTACGCCGAGTTGCTCAAACAGGGATGGCGCCCAAAGCGCACCATCATCTACGCCTTTTGGGACGGCGAAGAACCCGGACTTCTCGGCTCCACAGAATGGGCTGAAACTCACGCCGACGAACTCCGTCAAAAAGCTGTCGCGTACATCAACACCGATGGCAATGGCCGAGGCTTCCTCAGCGCCGGCGGATCACACTCCCTGGAAACATTTGTCAACGATGTCGCCCGCGATCTCGTCGACCCCGAGAAAAACATTTCCGTCTGGCAGCGGCTGAAGCTCCATCGAATCTCCAGCGCGAAAGAGGAAGATGACCGTAAAGACATCCGTGAGCGCAGTCAGCTTCGCATTCACGCTCTCGGATCTGGCTCCGACTACACGGCCTTCATCGATCATCTCGGAATCGCATCTTTGAATTTCAGTTACGAAGGAGAGGATGGCGAGGGCGTTTACCACTCCATCTACGACGACTTCTACTGGTACACACACTTCGACGACTACGACTTCATTTACGGACGGGCACTCGCGCAAACGGTTGGTACTGCCGTCATGCGACTCGCCAGTGCCGATGTTCTTCCCTTCGATTTCCGCGGTTCATCCGACACAATCGGCCGCTACATCGATGAATTGGAGAAACTTGCGAAGAAGAAACGCGAAGACGCACTTGAACGGAATCGTCAGCTCGATGAAGGCGTTTTTGCTGCTATCGCCGATCCCCGAAAGAAGTCGGTTCCGCCGCCGCGCCTCGCAGTCGCTCCTTACCTGAACTTCGCTCCTCTGCGGAACGGGATTGAAGCTCTGCGCGCAAGTGCCGATCGCTACCAGCGTTTATTGGATCGTACGCAACAGAACGGAGGCGCAACGCTTACCAAAGCTGTCGCGGTGAACACGAAGCTCATCCAGACAGAGCGTGCGTTTCTGCTGGCCGAAGGTCTGCCGGAACGACCGTGGTTCAAACACCAGATCTACGCTCCGGGACTCTACACAGGCTATGGCGTGAAGACAATTCCCGCTGTTCGCGAGGCGATTGAGCAGGACAAGTTCGATTTGGCTGGCAGTGCGATCGAACGCGTCGGCAAGGTGCTGATGAACGAAGCGGCTGCGATTGACGCAGCCGCCGCTGAACTGGAACGCGCTCTACAGTAG